A genome region from Chloroflexi bacterium ADurb.Bin180 includes the following:
- the nth gene encoding Endonuclease III gives MPPGSSATPQEQAQAVFHRLQHLYGDPPSFPRLDPISELVCTIISQNTNDRLRDQAYKTLRQRFPTWEQVRDAPEDQVVGAIQVAGLGQTKGPHIQSALRRITTERGRLELEFLRGMPVEEAKGWLTAMKGVGPKTAAIVLLFSLDRPAFPVDTHIHRVSRRLGLVPQSTSREKAHQLLEQLMPPETYYPLHLNLIRHGREVCVARKPRCDQCPLRDLCQYYSSITVPQE, from the coding sequence ATGCCTCCTGGCAGCAGCGCGACCCCTCAGGAGCAAGCACAGGCCGTATTCCACCGCCTGCAACACCTGTACGGTGACCCGCCATCTTTCCCCCGGCTTGATCCCATCTCGGAGCTGGTATGCACCATCATCAGTCAGAATACCAACGACCGACTCAGGGACCAGGCCTACAAAACCCTGCGCCAGCGCTTTCCTACCTGGGAACAGGTGCGGGACGCACCAGAGGACCAGGTCGTAGGGGCAATTCAAGTGGCGGGGCTGGGGCAGACCAAGGGTCCCCACATCCAGAGTGCCCTGCGGCGCATCACCACTGAACGAGGCAGGCTCGAGCTCGAGTTCCTTCGTGGGATGCCGGTCGAGGAGGCCAAGGGATGGCTCACTGCTATGAAAGGAGTGGGACCCAAGACAGCGGCCATCGTGCTCTTGTTCTCGTTGGATAGGCCTGCTTTTCCAGTCGACACGCATATCCATCGCGTGAGCAGACGGCTGGGATTGGTGCCGCAATCAACTTCGAGGGAGAAGGCACACCAACTGCTGGAGCAGCTGATGCCGCCGGAGACGTACTACCCTTTGCATCTCAATCTGATTCGCCACGGCCGTGAGGTGTGCGTTGCGCGCAAGCCACGCTGCGACCAGTGCCCCCTGCGCGACCTTTGCCAGTACTATTCCTCGATCACAGTTCCTCAGGAGTAA
- the epmA gene encoding Elongation factor P--(R)-beta-lysine ligase codes for MVTNWRLASRKRALETRAATINALRDFFRTRQYLEVETPFRIPAPAPESHIDAIPADGWFLHASPELCMKRLVAAGYPRVFQICHCWRAGERGRRHISEFTMLEWYRAGADYTSLMDETEALVTGVVRRVMKRRTLTYQGQAIRLAAQWHRLTVEEAYQHYSGVSAEDALGEGTFDERMVRDIEPLLGHPVPTFLYDYPASRGSLARLRADNPSVAERFELYIAGLELANGFSELVDPAEQSRRFEAEEAYRRSSGKPPYPLAVKFLEELQDMPPCAGIALGVDRLVMLMHDTDSIDDVVAFTPEEL; via the coding sequence TTGGTGACCAACTGGCGGCTGGCCAGCCGGAAGAGAGCGCTGGAAACCCGGGCCGCCACCATCAACGCGCTCCGAGATTTCTTCCGGACACGCCAGTATCTGGAAGTTGAGACGCCGTTCCGTATCCCCGCCCCCGCGCCGGAATCGCACATCGATGCAATTCCGGCCGATGGCTGGTTCCTTCACGCCTCGCCCGAACTGTGCATGAAGCGGCTGGTCGCTGCGGGCTATCCTCGGGTCTTTCAGATTTGCCATTGCTGGCGGGCGGGAGAACGAGGCCGCCGTCACATCTCTGAATTCACCATGCTCGAATGGTACAGGGCCGGGGCAGACTACACCAGCCTGATGGACGAGACGGAAGCACTGGTGACAGGCGTTGTTCGCCGCGTAATGAAACGACGCACCCTGACTTATCAGGGACAGGCGATACGGCTGGCCGCTCAATGGCACCGGCTGACCGTCGAAGAGGCCTACCAGCACTATTCTGGTGTCTCGGCCGAGGATGCACTCGGCGAAGGGACCTTTGATGAGCGTATGGTGCGCGACATTGAGCCCCTGCTGGGCCATCCAGTGCCGACATTCCTCTACGACTACCCCGCGTCACGCGGGTCGCTGGCGCGGCTGAGGGCCGATAACCCATCGGTGGCCGAACGCTTTGAGCTCTACATCGCGGGGCTGGAACTGGCCAATGGCTTCTCTGAGCTGGTCGACCCGGCAGAGCAGAGCCGGCGCTTTGAGGCAGAGGAGGCCTACCGCCGCTCAAGCGGCAAACCGCCCTATCCCCTGGCCGTCAAGTTCCTGGAGGAGCTGCAGGACATGCCGCCGTGCGCCGGGATCGCTCTGGGCGTAGACCGCCTGGTGATGCTGATGCATGACACCGACAGCATCGACGATGTGGTGGCCTTTACTCCTGAGGAACTGTGA
- the efp gene encoding Elongation factor P yields the protein MYTVSDLRKGLTIAIDNEPYTVISFEFTKPGKGQGIYRTRLRNMLNGSIIDRTYRSGESLEQAILEQRTMQYLYHESGTYHFMDTKSFEQMGIAEDALGDAANYLIDNVSVEVLFFQDRPIGVNVPNFVNLRVVKSAPWAKGDTSSSDLKTVTLETGLQMKVPPFVNEGELVQIDTRTGSYVTRVKG from the coding sequence ATGTACACTGTATCTGATCTGCGCAAAGGGCTGACCATTGCTATCGACAATGAACCTTATACCGTCATCTCGTTCGAGTTCACCAAACCGGGCAAAGGGCAGGGCATTTACCGCACCCGCCTGCGGAACATGCTGAACGGCAGCATCATCGACCGAACCTACCGTTCTGGCGAGTCGCTGGAGCAGGCCATTCTCGAGCAACGCACCATGCAGTACCTGTACCACGAGAGTGGCACCTACCACTTTATGGACACCAAATCGTTTGAGCAGATGGGCATCGCCGAAGATGCACTGGGCGATGCGGCCAATTACCTGATCGACAACGTTTCGGTCGAAGTGCTCTTTTTCCAGGACCGTCCCATCGGCGTGAATGTGCCCAACTTTGTCAACCTCCGCGTGGTCAAAAGCGCTCCCTGGGCCAAGGGAGACACCTCCAGCTCGGATCTCAAGACAGTGACGCTGGAAACCGGGCTGCAGATGAAAGTGCCCCCGTTCGTCAATGAGGGTGAGCTGGTCCAGATAGACACCCGTACAGGCTCCTACGTAACCCGCGTGAAGGGGTAG
- the ybhF_1 gene encoding putative ABC transporter ATP-binding protein YbhF, with the protein MVQYAIETENMVRIFGQVRAVDGISMRVPAGAIFGFLGPNGAGKTTTLRLLLGLLELNGGSARVLGYDVATQAASIREHTGVLLENDGLYGRLTVYDNLDFMGQVYHLPPRQRQERIRQLLEHLGLWERRDADVTKLSKGMKQKVAVARALLHRPSLVFLDEPSAGLDPVAAVALRQDIQNLARQEGTTVFLTTHNLAEAERICDLVGVIRKGQLLALAAPSQLRDSTSGTTVHFSGQGFSQPVLDRLCALPFVRSATVAGDQLQVELGSGGAVPELVALLVQEGVQIDEVHKGSGSLEEAFVTLMQENQERGGEGLS; encoded by the coding sequence ATGGTTCAATACGCCATTGAAACCGAGAATATGGTGCGCATCTTTGGACAAGTGCGCGCTGTCGACGGCATCTCGATGCGCGTTCCGGCAGGGGCGATCTTTGGCTTTCTTGGGCCCAACGGTGCCGGCAAGACCACCACACTGAGGCTTTTGCTCGGTCTACTGGAACTCAACGGCGGTTCGGCTCGAGTGCTCGGATACGACGTGGCAACTCAGGCGGCATCGATCCGTGAGCACACTGGCGTGCTGCTGGAAAATGACGGACTCTACGGCCGGCTGACGGTGTATGACAATCTCGACTTTATGGGGCAGGTCTACCACCTGCCGCCCCGGCAGCGGCAAGAACGAATCCGCCAGTTGCTCGAGCACCTGGGCCTGTGGGAGCGGCGCGACGCTGACGTAACCAAACTCTCCAAGGGGATGAAGCAGAAGGTGGCCGTGGCCAGGGCTCTGCTGCACCGCCCGAGCCTGGTATTCCTCGATGAGCCATCGGCTGGATTGGACCCGGTAGCGGCCGTGGCGCTACGTCAGGACATTCAGAACCTCGCCCGCCAGGAAGGGACCACGGTCTTTTTGACCACTCACAACCTCGCCGAGGCCGAGAGGATCTGTGACCTGGTGGGAGTCATCCGCAAAGGCCAGTTGCTGGCTCTGGCTGCTCCTTCCCAGCTGCGCGACAGCACCTCCGGAACCACCGTCCACTTCTCTGGTCAGGGGTTTTCGCAGCCCGTCCTCGACAGGCTGTGCGCTCTGCCCTTTGTGCGGTCGGCTACGGTCGCAGGTGACCAACTGCAGGTCGAACTCGGCTCTGGCGGAGCAGTGCCCGAGCTGGTCGCCCTTCTGGTACAGGAGGGAGTGCAGATTGATGAAGTGCATAAAGGCAGTGGCAGTCTTGAAGAAGCTTTTGTCACCCTGATGCAGGAGAACCAGGAGCGCGGCGGGGAGGGCCTCTCATGA
- a CDS encoding ABC-2 family transporter protein encodes MNDILIVMVKELKEFWRARGGMRSRLVSFLPIFFVFGVFWPLQGREAWTSVPFLPGMLFMLLPLTLAGSTAADSFAGERERHTLETLLSTRLSDRDIYAGKVLATTLYCTGLVWACALIALITLNLTRGNEPIFWYAGISWLLIIVGTLLLAVLMTAIGVLVSLRAATVRAAAQTFSLITLVVFVGVPLLVQFLPASVQLALAQALTTSDMTLVAILAGVVIAIADLVLLALGTARFQRTRLILEE; translated from the coding sequence ATGAACGACATACTCATCGTCATGGTCAAGGAACTCAAAGAGTTCTGGAGAGCGAGAGGGGGCATGCGCTCCAGGCTGGTCTCTTTCCTGCCCATCTTTTTCGTCTTTGGAGTATTCTGGCCTCTTCAGGGGCGCGAGGCCTGGACCAGCGTACCGTTCCTGCCAGGCATGCTGTTCATGCTCCTGCCCCTCACCCTGGCCGGCAGCACGGCGGCAGATAGTTTTGCCGGTGAACGTGAGCGTCATACACTAGAGACGTTGCTGTCGACTCGCCTCTCGGACCGTGATATCTATGCCGGCAAAGTACTGGCCACTACGCTCTACTGCACCGGCCTGGTCTGGGCTTGCGCCTTGATTGCCCTCATCACACTCAATCTCACGCGCGGTAACGAACCCATCTTCTGGTATGCAGGCATCTCCTGGCTGCTGATCATTGTCGGAACTCTGCTTCTGGCCGTGCTCATGACGGCCATTGGTGTGCTCGTCTCTCTGCGCGCCGCCACTGTCCGAGCGGCGGCCCAGACCTTTAGCCTGATTACTCTGGTCGTCTTTGTCGGGGTGCCTCTGCTGGTCCAGTTTCTGCCCGCTTCGGTGCAACTGGCCCTGGCGCAGGCTCTCACCACCTCCGATATGACCCTTGTGGCCATTCTGGCTGGCGTCGTCATTGCCATTGCTGACCTAGTCTTGCTGGCACTGGGCACTGCCCGATTTCAACGTACTCGACTGATCCTCGAAGAGTAG
- a CDS encoding Glycosyl hydrolase family 57 has translation MSRVTRIIAWLLVLVVLFGCAPKPTPVPPTATPPPTPTSVPEEPLYLSIIWHQHQPRYYKDPATGVYSKPWVRAHAQKDYYDMAAMLKKYPGVKATFNLTPSLIFQLEDLIAGARDQYWILAEKPAAELTEEDKVYLLKRFFDANWDHIIKIYPRYAELLAKRGSDDSDATVQKALLSYTEADYRDLQVWFNLAWFDPDFLAEEPLKSLVTKGRDFSEADKGIVFDKALEVIKMVLPIHKELQDAGQIEVTFTPYTHPILPLLYDTDLAKIGMPDAKLPERFSFPNDAIAQVQKGVEKYKALFGREPRGMWPGEGAVAQEIVKMVSDAGVIWMASGEQVLAKSLGLEGFTRNSKDVVQQADQLYRPYYVQQGTGRPVGMVFRDLLISDKVGFTYSGTPGDVAADDLMKRLRDIKAELKAENATGPHLVTVLLDGENAWEYYDNDGKAFLNALYQRLTDARDIVTITPSEYLAKFPDQRKITKLWPGCWFTPDYSTWIGEDEENTAWNYLLKTRTMLINRRNTVAAKTYDAAMELMYFAEGSDWFWWYGSDQSVADERAFDTMYRQTLVDIYRTMGEDVPDWLYVPIMPPQAAAPTQEVAGLFTPVVDGQAGHDEWAQAGYYFKSGGAMARAEDVISGLYYGYDKKNIYLRVEGRSDWLTLAPELTIAAYLSNPHSKLINTFSRFGAMATPKTILGFGAAGEAAVQIKAGQVSAAYSAAKGYSEWDKPTSLNEVAVKGNTVELVIPFKNLPDLEAGDRVNLILVVSRGGVDIDSAPLGGPAQLVVPDISAVTAVLTLDDAEKDDHGPGSYTYPTDGVFPAQCFDARQFVAGYDDNNLVLTFSVFGPVANPWGSAVNLSVQTFDAYIDVDGKPGSGSRMLLPGRNAAVAAEDAWDYVVWVEGWTPGLYRVDSKGAPQKVDVSLKIVVDPSGKKVTVRVPRSAFSSWEPREWGYLAVVLGQEGYPAAGVWRVREVEAQNAQWRFGGAPADTNHTRIIDVYLPAGAAKTQEQWLSTYPASQEKDMDKLTPDDFAQLPMLRAQ, from the coding sequence ATGTCACGCGTGACGCGGATCATTGCCTGGTTGCTCGTTCTGGTAGTGTTGTTTGGCTGTGCCCCAAAGCCCACGCCTGTCCCGCCAACGGCTACTCCACCCCCAACGCCTACCTCCGTGCCGGAAGAGCCGTTGTACCTGTCCATCATCTGGCATCAGCACCAGCCCAGATACTACAAGGACCCGGCGACAGGAGTCTACAGCAAGCCCTGGGTGCGTGCCCATGCGCAGAAAGACTATTACGACATGGCCGCCATGCTGAAAAAGTACCCCGGGGTAAAGGCTACTTTCAACCTTACGCCGAGCCTGATCTTTCAGCTCGAGGACCTGATTGCCGGTGCGCGGGACCAGTACTGGATCCTGGCCGAGAAGCCGGCCGCAGAGCTGACCGAGGAAGACAAGGTCTACTTGCTGAAGCGCTTCTTTGATGCCAACTGGGATCACATCATCAAGATCTACCCCCGCTATGCCGAGCTGCTGGCCAAACGCGGCAGCGACGATAGCGACGCAACGGTGCAGAAGGCTCTCCTGTCCTATACCGAAGCCGACTATCGCGACCTGCAGGTATGGTTCAATCTGGCCTGGTTTGATCCGGATTTCCTGGCCGAAGAACCGCTCAAATCACTGGTGACTAAGGGGCGCGACTTTAGCGAAGCCGACAAGGGCATCGTTTTCGACAAGGCGCTCGAAGTGATCAAGATGGTGCTGCCCATCCACAAGGAGCTGCAAGATGCCGGGCAGATCGAAGTGACCTTTACCCCCTATACCCATCCCATCCTGCCTTTGCTCTACGATACGGACCTGGCCAAGATAGGTATGCCCGATGCCAAGCTGCCGGAGCGATTCTCCTTCCCCAATGACGCCATTGCTCAGGTGCAAAAGGGCGTCGAGAAGTACAAGGCCCTGTTTGGGCGCGAGCCGCGTGGTATGTGGCCGGGTGAAGGCGCGGTCGCTCAGGAAATCGTCAAGATGGTGTCCGATGCCGGTGTCATCTGGATGGCCTCCGGGGAACAAGTGCTGGCCAAATCGCTTGGCCTGGAAGGGTTCACGCGGAACAGCAAGGACGTGGTCCAGCAAGCCGATCAGCTCTATCGGCCGTACTATGTGCAGCAGGGTACCGGGCGTCCGGTGGGGATGGTGTTCCGCGACCTGCTCATCTCGGACAAGGTTGGCTTCACCTACAGCGGCACGCCCGGTGATGTCGCCGCCGACGACTTGATGAAGCGGCTGCGCGACATCAAAGCCGAGCTCAAGGCCGAAAACGCCACCGGGCCTCATCTGGTAACGGTGCTTCTGGATGGTGAAAATGCCTGGGAGTACTACGATAATGACGGTAAGGCCTTCCTGAACGCGCTTTATCAGCGCCTGACCGATGCCAGGGATATCGTGACCATCACTCCTTCCGAGTATCTGGCCAAGTTCCCTGATCAGCGCAAGATCACCAAGCTGTGGCCAGGCTGCTGGTTCACGCCAGATTACTCGACCTGGATTGGCGAAGATGAGGAGAACACGGCCTGGAACTATCTGCTCAAGACGAGAACCATGCTCATCAACCGGCGCAATACGGTTGCTGCCAAGACCTACGACGCCGCGATGGAGCTGATGTACTTTGCTGAAGGATCTGACTGGTTCTGGTGGTATGGCTCGGACCAGAGCGTCGCTGATGAGAGAGCCTTTGACACGATGTACCGCCAGACCCTGGTCGACATCTACCGCACCATGGGCGAAGATGTGCCGGACTGGCTGTATGTGCCAATCATGCCGCCTCAGGCTGCCGCTCCGACGCAGGAGGTAGCCGGTCTCTTCACCCCGGTGGTCGATGGCCAGGCAGGCCACGACGAGTGGGCCCAGGCCGGGTACTACTTCAAGTCGGGCGGTGCCATGGCGCGCGCGGAGGATGTCATCTCCGGCCTCTACTATGGCTATGACAAGAAGAACATCTATCTGCGGGTCGAGGGGCGGAGTGACTGGCTGACCCTCGCTCCAGAGCTCACTATCGCGGCCTACCTGTCCAACCCGCACAGCAAGCTCATCAACACCTTCTCTCGCTTCGGGGCTATGGCTACGCCCAAGACGATCCTCGGTTTTGGTGCGGCCGGTGAAGCCGCGGTGCAGATCAAGGCGGGCCAGGTGAGCGCTGCCTACTCCGCCGCCAAGGGCTACAGTGAGTGGGACAAGCCCACCAGCCTGAACGAAGTGGCGGTCAAGGGCAACACGGTGGAACTGGTCATACCCTTCAAGAACCTGCCGGATCTGGAGGCGGGAGACCGCGTGAACTTGATACTGGTGGTAAGTCGCGGAGGAGTAGACATCGACAGTGCACCTCTGGGCGGGCCGGCGCAGTTGGTGGTGCCCGACATCAGCGCAGTGACAGCGGTGCTCACGCTGGACGATGCGGAGAAGGACGACCACGGTCCTGGCAGCTACACCTACCCCACGGACGGCGTCTTTCCGGCTCAGTGCTTCGACGCGAGGCAGTTCGTAGCCGGCTACGACGACAACAATCTGGTTCTGACCTTCTCGGTGTTCGGTCCAGTGGCCAATCCGTGGGGTTCCGCAGTGAACCTCTCGGTGCAGACCTTTGATGCCTACATCGACGTGGACGGCAAGCCCGGCTCTGGCTCGAGAATGCTACTGCCCGGTCGCAATGCTGCGGTGGCGGCAGAGGATGCCTGGGACTATGTTGTCTGGGTTGAGGGGTGGACTCCTGGTCTCTACCGGGTGGACAGCAAAGGAGCGCCACAAAAGGTGGATGTGTCGCTCAAGATCGTGGTTGACCCGTCAGGCAAGAAGGTGACGGTACGTGTACCCAGGAGCGCTTTCTCGAGTTGGGAGCCGCGGGAATGGGGCTATCTGGCGGTAGTGCTGGGGCAGGAGGGCTATCCGGCGGCAGGTGTGTGGCGCGTGCGCGAGGTTGAAGCGCAGAATGCCCAGTGGCGCTTTGGCGGCGCTCCGGCAGACACAAATCACACGCGCATCATTGACGTGTACCTGCCCGCAGGTGCCGCGAAAACGCAGGAGCAGTGGCTGAGCACCTATCCTGCCTCGCAGGAGAAGGATATGGACAAGTTGACCCCGGATGACTTTGCTCAGCTGCCAATGCTGAGAGCGCAATAA
- the plsY gene encoding Glycerol-3-phosphate acyltransferase, with translation MQFIQFAVMAVIAYVIGSFPTGYLAARFFKGVDPRQHGSGRTGGTNILRTAGKGAALITVIGDLLKGLLAVLVARFWIGTQVAEVVAGLAAVLGHNRSIFLGFKGGAGSMTNVGALLAMAPYVVPFVAVAAYVAGRVSRIASLVSVAAAATSIIVLGIGYLLHFTPVAYLLYGVLAGLLILFELRPNLHRLSNGTERRVDNY, from the coding sequence ATGCAGTTCATACAGTTTGCTGTAATGGCTGTTATTGCCTATGTGATCGGCTCTTTTCCAACCGGGTATCTCGCTGCCCGCTTCTTCAAAGGGGTTGACCCGCGACAGCATGGCAGTGGGCGCACTGGCGGCACCAACATCCTGCGCACGGCGGGCAAGGGCGCGGCCCTGATCACTGTTATCGGAGATCTGCTCAAGGGGCTGCTGGCTGTTCTCGTGGCCCGCTTCTGGATCGGCACGCAGGTTGCAGAGGTAGTGGCCGGGCTAGCCGCCGTTCTGGGCCATAACCGCTCGATCTTTCTCGGTTTCAAGGGCGGGGCCGGCTCGATGACCAACGTTGGTGCGCTGCTGGCTATGGCACCGTACGTGGTACCCTTTGTGGCAGTGGCTGCCTACGTCGCCGGTCGAGTTTCGCGTATTGCCTCGCTCGTGTCGGTCGCCGCAGCAGCGACCTCCATCATCGTTCTGGGAATCGGCTACCTCCTGCACTTTACTCCTGTGGCGTATCTGCTCTATGGTGTGCTGGCGGGCCTGCTGATCCTGTTTGAGCTGCGGCCCAATCTGCACCGCCTGAGCAATGGCACTGAACGACGCGTGGACAACTACTAG
- the glnQ gene encoding Glutamine transport ATP-binding protein GlnQ — protein MGMAENIIEIAHVSKRFGRVVALDDVSLNVERGEVVVIIGPSGSGKSTFLRCINHLESVDSGRIVVDGIPLTEAKNIDKVREEVGMVFQLFNLFPHLTALQNITLAQTVVRKRSQEEATSIARELLIKVGIPDKADAYPAQLSGGQQQRVAIARALAMQPKIMLFDEPTSALDPEMIKEVLDVMLDLAREGMTMVVVSHEMGFVKAAARRIVFMCEGHIVEETSPDGLSLATCKEERTRQFLGKILS, from the coding sequence ATGGGAATGGCTGAGAACATTATTGAGATTGCGCATGTCAGCAAGAGATTTGGCCGGGTGGTGGCCCTCGATGACGTCAGCCTGAACGTGGAACGGGGCGAAGTGGTGGTGATCATCGGCCCCAGCGGGTCAGGCAAATCGACGTTCTTGCGCTGCATCAACCACTTGGAGAGCGTGGACAGCGGGCGGATCGTGGTCGATGGCATCCCGCTAACGGAAGCCAAGAACATCGACAAGGTCAGGGAAGAGGTTGGCATGGTGTTTCAGTTGTTCAACCTGTTCCCGCACCTCACTGCCCTGCAGAATATCACCCTGGCGCAGACGGTCGTGCGCAAGCGGTCGCAGGAAGAAGCAACTAGCATCGCGCGCGAATTGTTGATCAAGGTCGGAATTCCCGACAAGGCGGATGCCTATCCGGCGCAGTTGTCTGGTGGTCAGCAACAACGTGTGGCCATCGCTCGCGCTCTGGCCATGCAGCCGAAGATTATGCTTTTTGATGAACCAACCTCGGCGCTGGATCCGGAGATGATCAAAGAGGTCCTCGACGTCATGCTCGACCTGGCCAGAGAAGGGATGACCATGGTGGTGGTCTCGCACGAGATGGGCTTTGTCAAAGCGGCGGCCAGGCGGATCGTCTTTATGTGCGAGGGACACATCGTTGAAGAAACGTCACCGGATGGGCTCTCGCTGGCCACCTGCAAAGAGGAGCGAACTAGGCAGTTCCTGGGCAAGATCCTGAGCTAG
- the glnP gene encoding Glutamine transport system permease protein GlnP: MAVKKGLPRSTKGGPGPERRALWERLDQWWLLFLGVALFTVYLARSRPDPYLRILVFLRDGLRVTVGVTTVSFVFIMLVGLIGGLGRISKVPLIKGIASVYVEIIRGIPLLVQLMFIYYASPIVIRELGFKLANSWPTLSARLVAVKINPYGAAVVGLTICYGAFMSEIFRAGIESIPKGQMEAARSLGMGYIKAMRYVILPQAIRTILPPVGNEFISLLKDSSLVSVVAVADLTRRGREFMASTFMPLETWLMVALVYLLMTLFLSRVVAYVEERTSYYR, encoded by the coding sequence ATGGCGGTAAAGAAAGGCCTTCCACGGTCGACAAAAGGCGGGCCAGGACCGGAACGGCGGGCACTCTGGGAGCGGCTTGACCAATGGTGGCTCCTGTTTCTGGGAGTGGCGCTCTTTACGGTGTACCTGGCTCGGAGCAGACCGGACCCCTACCTGCGCATTCTGGTGTTCTTGCGTGATGGCCTGCGCGTGACCGTGGGAGTTACGACGGTCTCCTTTGTGTTCATCATGCTGGTCGGGTTGATCGGCGGCCTGGGTCGCATCTCCAAGGTGCCACTCATCAAGGGCATTGCTTCCGTCTATGTCGAGATCATCCGTGGCATTCCGCTGCTGGTGCAATTGATGTTCATTTATTACGCGTCGCCCATCGTGATCCGCGAGCTGGGTTTCAAGTTGGCCAACTCCTGGCCCACGCTGTCTGCTCGCCTGGTTGCGGTCAAGATCAACCCGTATGGGGCAGCGGTAGTTGGCCTTACTATCTGCTACGGTGCGTTCATGTCCGAGATATTTCGCGCAGGTATTGAATCCATTCCCAAGGGTCAGATGGAAGCGGCGCGTTCTCTGGGAATGGGCTACATCAAGGCGATGCGCTACGTAATACTGCCTCAGGCCATTCGAACGATCCTGCCGCCAGTGGGTAACGAGTTCATCTCCCTCTTGAAAGATTCGTCGCTGGTATCGGTGGTGGCCGTGGCGGACCTAACGCGCCGCGGTAGAGAGTTTATGGCCAGCACGTTTATGCCGCTCGAGACGTGGCTTATGGTGGCCCTGGTCTATCTGCTGATGACGCTGTTCCTCTCGCGGGTCGTCGCCTACGTTGAGGAGCGGACCAGTTACTATCGCTAG
- the gsiD_2 gene encoding Glutathione transport system permease protein GsiD, producing MSSSGTHSDTTTQTGSGPLSQAKGAEEGQPPGTADPALAGTNLRKGALAPFRQSQAPSSLLRDAWRRLTRDKLAIVGMGIIGLFVLAAVLAPLLAPYDPTAQKILLRRQPPSRQHWMGLDEVGRDIFSRIIYGARVSLQIGLLSVSMAIVVGAILGAVAGFVGGWVDNVIMRLMDILLAFPGLLLAIAVVSILGPGLMNMLYAIAFVSIPTYARIMRASVLSVKEQEFVLAARAVGVPTARILWREILPNAITPVLVAGTLGIATAILDAAGLSFLGLGARPPTPEWGSMLGEGRGSVFTAPHIVLFPGLAIMLNVLGFNLLGDGLRDALDPRLRM from the coding sequence ATGTCCTCATCTGGCACACACAGCGATACGACTACTCAGACTGGCTCAGGTCCCTTGAGTCAGGCTAAGGGTGCGGAAGAAGGTCAGCCTCCCGGTACTGCCGATCCCGCCCTTGCTGGAACAAACCTGCGCAAGGGAGCATTGGCTCCGTTTCGGCAGAGTCAAGCCCCAAGCAGTCTGCTCCGGGATGCGTGGCGGCGCCTCACTCGCGACAAGCTGGCCATCGTCGGCATGGGCATCATTGGTCTTTTTGTACTTGCCGCAGTCCTTGCGCCTCTTCTGGCACCCTATGACCCCACAGCGCAGAAGATTCTCCTGAGACGGCAGCCGCCATCCCGCCAGCACTGGATGGGGCTCGACGAAGTCGGCCGAGACATCTTTAGCCGCATTATCTACGGAGCCCGGGTGTCGCTCCAGATCGGGCTGTTGTCGGTGTCGATGGCCATCGTCGTAGGCGCGATCCTTGGTGCCGTCGCTGGCTTTGTCGGCGGCTGGGTCGATAACGTGATCATGCGCCTGATGGACATCTTGCTGGCCTTTCCCGGGCTGTTGCTGGCCATCGCGGTAGTGTCCATTCTGGGGCCAGGTCTGATGAACATGCTCTATGCCATTGCCTTTGTCTCCATTCCGACCTATGCTCGCATCATGCGCGCCAGCGTGCTATCGGTGAAAGAGCAGGAGTTTGTGCTGGCGGCGCGAGCAGTTGGAGTGCCAACCGCCAGGATCCTGTGGCGCGAGATTTTGCCCAATGCGATCACCCCAGTGCTGGTCGCCGGCACACTGGGCATTGCTACTGCTATACTGGATGCGGCCGGGCTGAGCTTTCTCGGGCTGGGCGCGCGTCCTCCCACGCCGGAGTGGGGCTCGATGCTTGGCGAAGGCCGCGGTTCTGTTTTCACTGCTCCACACATTGTGCTGTTTCCGGGGCTGGCGATTATGCTGAACGTACTGGGGTTCAACCTGCTGGGTGACGGGCTTCGCGACGCGCTTGACCCTCGCCTGAGGATGTGA